In Polaromonas sp. JS666, one genomic interval encodes:
- a CDS encoding Hsp70 family protein has translation MADACGIDFGTSNSTTGWRRPGQSAPSSLLLPLEDGKLTLPSVVFFHAEDAHVSYGRAALADYLAGHEGRLMRSLKSLLGTSMMDDHTEVMGRALPFRDLLAQFVGELKRRAEHAAGREFTRAVLGRPVFFVDDDHKADLRAERTLEEIARKAGLREIAFQYEPIAAAFDYESQITREELVLVVDIGGGTSDFALIRLSPERAGRPERRDDILASGGVHIGGTDFDKYLSLSSMMPILGLGSLLKSGREVPSAQYFNLATWHTINQAYSKKSWSQISDMHREARDKVKLERLQSVVRQRAGHWLALQVEEAKITLSNAAEAQIDIGRIAAGETVTLQRADLDGAIEGLVASVAQTVARLLRDAGVAASGIDTVFFTGGSSGVPLLRERILALMPDAHWVEGDLFGSIGAGLALDASRKFA, from the coding sequence TTGGCTGACGCATGCGGGATTGACTTCGGAACGTCCAACTCCACCACGGGCTGGAGGCGGCCCGGGCAAAGCGCTCCATCCTCTCTGTTGTTGCCGCTCGAAGACGGCAAGCTGACGCTGCCCTCGGTGGTGTTTTTCCACGCCGAAGATGCCCACGTCAGCTATGGGCGTGCCGCACTGGCGGACTATCTGGCGGGGCATGAGGGCCGACTGATGCGTTCCCTCAAGAGCCTGCTCGGCACCTCGATGATGGACGATCACACCGAGGTGATGGGCCGGGCCTTGCCGTTCAGGGATTTGCTGGCGCAGTTTGTGGGCGAACTCAAGCGCCGTGCCGAGCACGCGGCCGGGCGTGAATTCACCCGTGCCGTGCTTGGCCGGCCGGTATTTTTTGTGGATGACGATCACAAGGCTGACCTGCGGGCCGAACGCACGCTGGAAGAGATTGCCCGCAAGGCCGGCCTGCGCGAGATCGCTTTCCAGTACGAACCGATTGCGGCAGCCTTTGACTATGAGTCGCAAATCACCCGTGAAGAACTGGTGCTGGTGGTTGACATTGGCGGCGGTACCTCCGACTTTGCGTTGATCCGTCTGTCACCCGAGCGCGCCGGCCGCCCGGAGCGGCGCGACGACATCCTGGCCAGCGGTGGCGTGCATATTGGGGGCACGGATTTCGACAAGTACCTGAGCCTTTCCAGCATGATGCCGATCCTGGGGCTTGGCAGCCTGCTGAAAAGCGGCCGCGAAGTACCGTCAGCACAGTACTTCAACCTCGCGACCTGGCACACCATCAACCAGGCCTACAGCAAAAAGTCCTGGTCGCAGATCAGCGACATGCACCGCGAAGCGCGTGACAAGGTCAAGCTGGAGCGGCTGCAGAGCGTGGTCAGGCAGCGCGCCGGCCACTGGCTCGCGCTGCAGGTTGAAGAGGCCAAGATCACCCTGTCGAACGCAGCCGAGGCGCAGATTGACATCGGCCGCATCGCTGCCGGGGAGACGGTGACGCTGCAACGGGCGGATCTGGATGGTGCCATCGAGGGGCTAGTGGCTTCCGTAGCGCAAACCGTGGCACGGCTGCTGCGTGACGCCGGTGTCGCGGCCTCAGGCATTGACACGGTGTTTTTCACGGGTGGCTCCAGCGGCGTACCTTTGCTGCGCGAGAGAATTCTTGCGCTGATGCCCGACGCCCATTGGGTGGAAGGTGACTTGTTCGGCAGCATTGGAGCCGGGCTTGCGCTGGATGCCAGCCGCAAGTTTGCCTAG
- a CDS encoding type II toxin-antitoxin system HipA family toxin: MNVLALDIYVGSLRAGLLFQYGTGSTALTRFIPDPSFWSRPDAPVLSWAATDDDPQRREIFWRSYVSTPFFNAEGGRLPAFFQNLLPEGPLRRHLEELRGCGPGDHFDLLAACGTDLPGNVYAYPAHLDADALAAVVTQHNDALEMSVTADPLPEATSLSGVQPKLALVAQHGRYVARTRDVQGTHIIAKLPTVEYALLPEVEELSLRLAQAAGADVCAAWLAPLEQIVAEQPFVLGESRHFLVVRRFDRGPGGHIHCEDFAQILRIQPEEKYTHPAATYATMASTLRGGMGLGQRGEAAAEELIRRAMVNEMLGNYDAHVKNFGVLYRDGRTPELSPAYDVVAYAAYLGGRGHALRFVPGGEKQARLTPQTVRSFCNATGMFETRVRGVLNDAVGKACASWPSLIEASSLLDKQKHNLLRHFEACDAVQSWRRRRAGSAGRKAVAP, from the coding sequence ATGAACGTCCTGGCGCTCGATATCTACGTGGGCTCCCTGCGGGCCGGGCTGCTGTTCCAGTACGGCACGGGCAGCACCGCGCTCACGCGCTTCATTCCAGACCCCTCCTTCTGGTCGCGGCCCGACGCGCCGGTGCTGTCGTGGGCCGCCACCGATGACGACCCCCAGCGCCGTGAAATTTTCTGGCGCAGCTACGTCAGCACGCCTTTTTTCAATGCGGAAGGTGGCCGCCTGCCGGCTTTTTTCCAGAACCTGCTGCCCGAGGGGCCGCTGCGCCGCCACCTCGAAGAGCTGCGCGGCTGCGGGCCGGGCGACCACTTCGACCTGCTGGCCGCCTGCGGCACCGACTTGCCGGGCAATGTCTACGCTTACCCCGCCCACCTCGATGCCGACGCGCTCGCTGCCGTGGTGACCCAGCACAACGACGCGCTGGAGATGTCCGTCACGGCCGACCCCTTGCCCGAGGCCACGTCCCTGTCGGGCGTGCAACCCAAGCTTGCACTGGTCGCGCAGCATGGGCGTTATGTGGCGCGGACCCGGGACGTGCAGGGCACGCACATCATTGCCAAGCTGCCGACGGTTGAATATGCCTTGCTGCCCGAGGTGGAAGAGTTGTCGCTGCGGCTTGCGCAGGCCGCCGGCGCAGATGTCTGCGCCGCATGGCTGGCCCCGCTGGAGCAGATCGTGGCCGAGCAGCCCTTTGTGCTGGGCGAGAGCCGGCATTTTCTGGTGGTCAGGCGCTTTGACCGCGGGCCCGGGGGGCACATCCACTGCGAAGACTTCGCGCAGATCCTGCGCATACAGCCCGAAGAAAAATATACGCACCCGGCTGCCACCTACGCCACCATGGCCAGCACGCTGCGCGGCGGCATGGGTCTGGGACAGCGGGGCGAGGCCGCTGCCGAAGAACTGATCCGCCGTGCGATGGTCAACGAGATGCTGGGCAACTACGACGCGCATGTGAAGAATTTCGGGGTGCTCTACCGCGATGGCCGCACACCGGAATTGTCTCCAGCCTACGACGTGGTGGCCTACGCCGCCTACCTGGGGGGACGCGGCCATGCCTTGCGCTTTGTGCCCGGTGGCGAAAAACAGGCGCGGCTCACCCCGCAGACCGTGCGCAGCTTTTGCAACGCCACCGGCATGTTCGAGACCCGCGTGCGCGGCGTGCTCAATGACGCAGTGGGCAAAGCCTGCGCCTCCTGGCCGTCATTGATTGAAGCCAG
- a CDS encoding helix-turn-helix domain-containing protein: MKTLFEVATRLEAERQRLKLDYQAIAEKTGLTSLSVRSALQGRTAPRITTLMAIADQLGLEVLLLPKVLAAGLEAPAGAGTGEGPEPALSQVDRIIAQTRLRSQAGAKGPLPK; encoded by the coding sequence ATGAAAACCCTGTTTGAGGTGGCTACCAGGCTGGAGGCCGAGCGGCAGCGCCTCAAGCTCGACTACCAGGCCATTGCCGAGAAGACCGGGTTGACGTCCCTGTCGGTGCGCAGTGCCTTGCAGGGCCGTACCGCACCGCGAATCACCACACTGATGGCCATTGCCGACCAACTCGGGCTGGAAGTGCTTTTGCTGCCTAAAGTCCTTGCGGCGGGGCTGGAGGCGCCCGCTGGTGCGGGTACTGGAGAGGGCCCTGAGCCGGCGCTTTCCCAGGTTGACCGAATCATTGCGCAAACCCGATTGCGCTCCCAGGCCGGCGCCAAAGGCCCGCTGCCCAAATGA